In the genome of Nomascus leucogenys isolate Asia chromosome 12, Asia_NLE_v1, whole genome shotgun sequence, the window CTTGCCCTGATAgtctgtttttttggttttctttctttctttctttctttttttgacaggatGAGTAGACAGGCAGATTAGGGAAATGTTCATATACTGAGTACTTCCCTAGGCTTCTGGACAGACCTCCTTGTGGACAAGGGAGATAATTATGAGCTCCATATGAGAACAGTCAACtactcagcctggccaacatggggaaaccctgtctctactaaaaatacaaaaattagtcgggcatggtggcgagcacatgtaatcccagctactctggaggctgaggcaggaggattgcttgaacccgggaggcagaggttgcagtgagccaagatcgttctactgcactccaacctgagtgacagattAACactttgtgtcaaaaaaaaaatttacaaaaaaaatagaaaacagtcaACTAGGCTGGTAATTGGTTAAACAATTATACCAAAAGAGTACGACACAGATAGGTAGCAATCAAGAAATAGATTTCTAGTGAGATAGAGCTCCACCCAAATTTCTTTTATCTGctttattcaactttttaaaaaagtaattttgattAGAGCACAAAGACATGCTTACCTAATATGCATGTGTTACAAGCTGGAAGGGATCAAAAATTGTACTGGGATCAAAAATTGTCTTATTACATTAACAAAGACATAATTTAAAAGAGATAAATATAAGGCATAAGGTTCTGCATTTTGGTCCCCAAAATTAACTGCATAAACAAAAGTTGGGGAGCAAAGAGGTGTGCTTTAGATGAAAACAATCTCTCTGGTAAGTTTAGAGGGAATAAGCCCAATGAGGCTGGAGAATATCAAGAGTCCTGGAGAGGAAGCTATCTCATTAGGCTACATTCAACTCCATGTAAATGGCTGGAGTTCTATTTCTATTCCATCACTACCAAGTCATTTCAGCTCTCTGGGTCTCAATTTCCTTTCTCTAACAAGTTAGGCTAAATCCCTAAGTCTTTTCCAGCACTAAAATTCTAGGACTAACCCCTTTGTTGTCTGTAGAGGTGGTGTCAATATTCACTCATTACCATCTCAAGTGCCTTTCTGAACTGCACAGCCTGGAAATATAAAAGGGACCATGACTTCCCTGCAGTGAGGTGCTGGGTGTAATTTAAGTCTGGCCACTCAGAAGCCCTTATACACCACATGGAAGGTAAAACTGAAGCGGAGGCTGTACTGCTGCAGCTGATGTTGCTTCTGGAAACCTGGTTGAGGaagattttggtttttctttaccAGCAATAGTACCTACCTAGTGTCCAGGATCTAGCTTTGTGCTGCTAGGGGCAGGGCCCTGAGCATCCATTCCTTGGACCATAGAAGACAGGTATGGTCTTGGCACCATAGCAATAGCAGTGTCTCTTCTTTCATGACTGTTTTCTCAATCATAGCAATGGCTGTGTGACCCAAGGCTGGCAAATTTCTGATCTCAGAAGAGGCAGCAACTCCCTTGTTGAATTGATATTGGGAAACTTTGCTGAAAACACAAACTACAGTCTGTCTCTTCATCTCTCCCAACCATTTTGTAAGCTATTAAATACTGTGTAATAAATTCCTTCCTACTTAATCCAGCTAGAGTTAATTCTGTTCCCTGAAATTGAATCCTGATCAatataataatatactttaaaagctcttttttaaaataaaaggcctGGAAAAGTGCACATCAAATTGTTAAATAGTGGTTACGTCTATAACCCACTGAGGGAGTGGGTGGGAGGATGGCAAGAAAAATaggcttaacattttttttaatacagtgtGAAGTTTTCAAATAGACTATATTCACaataatgtttgaaaaataaagtgagtAACTTGTATGTTAAAAGCACAATTCATTACCTGATCAAAATGTAGCTCTTTTATCTTTCAAAGTCAATTTAAAATTTGTTCACTGTGGGTAATCTTCCCTGGCTCACAGCAccctgctactcaaagtgtggcccaAGAACCTTCAACATTGGCATCAATTAGAAGCTTCtcagaaatgcagactctcaggtcccaccccagaccaCTGAATCACAATCTGCATTTGCCATGGACATTGGCAAACTTTGGATCATCCAGAGCCCTGGTGATTCATGTGTACATTGAAGTTTGCAAATATCCatgattttcctgcttctttagGTAATGGAGAGTCCTATAATGACTTTAGGCTACAAGTATAGTTTCAGTTTCTAAATCAGAATGCCCATTCTAGATGTTAATCAGACCTCCAGTCTTTATCCAAAGGTAAGTCTGTCTTCTTACTTATCCAGCTAAGGTGTTGACTTGGGGAAGGGACTTGAttggtgtttctctctctctctctctcccccacccccccctcCACATCCCCTCCTCCTCTCATTAGCATCTGTTTCCTTTGCTTCTCACATAGGACAAAGTAGGAGagcagagggaagaaagggaggataGGTAAGGGAACAGAAAGTTATTTGGCTGAGCTGTTTCCTACTCTCTGAATTTGACAGGCGGCTAAAGCTAACTTGTTCTCCCATGAGCATTTTTGTAGActttttgcatgtttatttctGGGAACCGTTTCCTTAGGGTGTTGTGCTCAAGGCAGATGCATCTCTCCTCCAGGTGTTCCATTGCACCTCTTTCCTCTGCCCCTAGGAATACAGATGCAACTCCAGCTTTTTGGTGCCTTTGTCTGCCCCTCCTGGTGACCCTATAGTACAGGAACCAAGGCAACCCCATACCAGGtctctttcttcttaattttattgttattgtttctttctttttataaagacacagtgtctttctgtgttgcccaggttggagtgcagtgggtattCTCAGGTGCTATCTCACTATTAATCAGCACAGAGTTTTGACCTGGGCCATTTACCTCTCCTTAGGCAGTCTAGGGATCCCTTGCTCCCGGGAGATCACCTATTGATGCCGAACTTAGTATGAATACCCAATGGGCATAGTGCACTAGAGCccagaattcctgggctcaagcgatcctcctgctgcagccccctgaggagctgggactactggcatgcaccactgtgcccagcaagcACTCTGTTTTTCATAGGCCACAGAAATACATATAGATGTGGCTTCTGGATCTTTTGTAGGCCTGGCTAATCCTAAAATAGGCTCTTCTATCCTACCACCATAGCTCACTTTAGCTTTCTCAAGCCTAAGTCAGGCCCAGTTCCCTGAATCTCCCTACTGCAGAGAACACATTTCAGACCCATCTGGGTGATTCCATGGGTATCTCTCTCATCAGGCTTGAGAAGGAGGAGGTAAGCTTCCCATACCTCCCCACTATGAGGGGGAAATATGGCAAATAAATCGTTTCACAgatcctctctcctctccataTCCTGGCCCCTTTTTATCCCTTGACATGATTTCAGAGTCCAAAAGTCAAGGAACAGATCCTCAACCGTTTCCTTTGTAAATTCTGCATATGATGATCCAGCTTCAGAATTTCATGTCCACTGTATCTTGAAATATCGTTTTTGACATCCTGTCACAAGTACAATTGTTTAattgtacaaaataaaaataaaaccctgtctTCCTGCCTTATTCTCCCTGGACACATTCATCTGAGGAACATGGTAAGTAAGTCATGGGTCCCAAATTTTAAAACTGGAGatatgctatttaaaaaacaagcGGGTGggggggacatggatgaagttagAAACTgtcattcccagcaaactaacacaagaacagaaaactgaacactgcatgttctcactcataagtgggagttgaacaatgagaacacatggacacagggaggggaacatcacacaccggggcctgttgggggctagggaggtagggaagggatagcattaggagaaatacctaatgcagatgacgggttgatgggtgcagcaaaccactatggcacatgcatacctatgtaacaaacctgcacattctgcacatgtaccccagaacttaaaatataataaaaataaaataaaataaaaataggttaacagcaaaaaaataaataaaattttttttaaaaaggccaggaTGGAGAAGGAATTACAaatttgaaaaagttaaaaaccctgaagaaaaaaatttgaatgaaAGAGTATACCTTTAAGAAAACATAGGCATGAGCTAAGCAGTGTCTTTAGTTATCTGAAGGCCTGTCGAGAGGCCCAGAAATTAGATTTGTTTTACGTAACGCAAGGGGGTACAGTGAGTAGAAGTTACAACAAAATCATTTTGCTCATTATAGtaaggaagaaatttctaattgCTAGAGCTGTCCAAAGATAGAGTGAGCTGTCCTTGGGAAGTAATGGAAGGCCACATTCTCACAAAAACTCAAGCACAGCTGCGTGGCCACATGGCAGGAAAAGTTTATaagcatctctctctttttttttttttttttttttttgagatggagtttcattcttgttgcctaggctggagtgcaatggggagatctcggctcactgcaacctccgccttctgggttcaagcaattctcctgcctcagcctcccgagtagctgggattacaggcacctgccaccatgcccagctaatttttgtattttcagtagagatggggtttcgccatgttggccaggctgctctcaaactcctgacctcaggtgatctgcccacctcagcctcccaaagactCTGACCCTTTTAACCAGGGAATGGGAGGCCCACACAAACAACTTTCCCTCTCCAAAACTAAATAGAACCCAggatttatttgaagatgtaaACTCATCAGTAATAGGACTGAACGTCTTTTtaatatcaacagagtaaattcATTATGAATAATTACACCTTGACCCTAAAATATTCTCAAGTCCTCGGTTACCTCAATGTACTTAAATACCAAAAAAACTGCCTGTGCTGAAATATGTACTGGCTAGGCTTATCTGAAAGGCTACGGGTGACTAAATTCACTTCCAAAGTTAAATCACAATGTAGTAAATAACAGGTTTCTACTTCTTGCTGAATTCTGTGAGAATTCAAAGAGATTGCTTGCGGTTACTAACTGCTGTGTGAGGTTGAAATCGTCAGCCACTACGCTTCGTGGGCGCTCCTTTAAAAACCACAGCAAAACACAAGGATGCAAACAGATGGCTTTGAAAGAAATTCGCGTGAGGGGAAGCAGGAGACCAGGGAGGAATGAGCCTGCAGAGGGGACGGTAGCCGCCCCCTCAGCTCTCCACAGGAGTGGTCTCTGGGGTTCCCGGGCTCACAGCAAAGTGAGAGGTGGGGGTCTCGGGCGTTCCCCTGAGCTCCGGGAGGGCCTGTGGCTCCTTTAATTCCAGGACCACCCGGCTCAGAAGGCCTTTGAGCAGCTGCATTTCTCGGAGCAGAAGGTTCACGTCGGGTTTCAGGGCTCCAGCCGATTGTTCCAAGGGCGTCGGCGGAGCGCAGGCGGGTGGCCCCGCAGTCGGGGCGCCGCTTGCCGGGAACTGCAGCCCTGTGGAGGTGGTGTTCGGGACGGTGGTGACCCACGGGACCGATCTGGACACCGGGGGCTTTCTGAAGGAAAGCGGCTTGTTACCAGGAGCCAAGGCTGCGGCCCATGGAGCTGGGGCGGTGGTGGAGGCCGGGTCCAGGGGAGAACCTGTGAATGCATTACGCCCAGTCACACGCGGCTGGCATGGTTCTTCTCGACGCTGGGCTAGGGGAGAGGCGTGGGGCGGTGGGCGGCGATGGGGAAGGCCGGAAGAGGGATGAGGAGGAGGGCGGCGAGGGGGAGATGGGAAAGGCAGGGGGCGGGACGGGGACCGGGAGGCGGGGGAGATTCCTGGGTGCCAAGACGCGGAAGCAGGGCTGACCGCCAGGGTGGGCGTCTGGGAGGATGTGCAGGCACTCACCCGGCCCCGGGAGCTGCAGCCACGGACTGCGTTTCCGGACACTGCGGGTGGCGGTAGCCGCCTCGCACCAGTAAGATTCGAGCTCCTCGACCTCGGGCTCCGGGACTGTGTACTCGGCGCCCCAGTTGAAGCGGCGCACCGCGCGGCTGTACTTGTAAAACGCGAACTGCAGCGGCGTGTCGCGCTTCTGCGGGTGCAGGCGCGTGTCGCAGAGCAGCACCACCCCGCCCAGCGCCGCGCCGCGGGCCTCTCGCGGACCCATCACCCTCAGCACCGGCGCCCGGAACAGCTCTACGGAGAGGGCGGGGAGCAACGGCGCCGGCTTGTCCACCGCTCCGCGACCCCGCTCCTTCCTGTTTCCCGCGAGGGCTCCTTGCAGACCCACAGAccaaggagggaggggaggaggccgTGTGTCCacgtggaaggggaaggggagcctTCTGAAATGTGGGGCAGGGGGACCGAGTCCACGAGGGACTGGGAAAACTTTAAAGGAGGAGGGACCGGGCCAGACGCTTCATGTCACATTCCGACTGACACTCAGCTCGAGTTCTGCAGCCTAGAAGAGGAGACGCTGAGCCTGCCTTGCAGGACGCTAGGTAGTCGCTCCTTCGTTCCGGTCCCACAgtgccccctgcccctgccagagCTGCCCTCTTTGTGGGAGTCCCCAGCCAGAGTGAGAAGCCAGGGTGTGCGTCGGGGAAAGGGACCAGCCTCCAAGCAGGCGGCGGATCAAGCGCTGCTTCACGGCAAAGGAGAGGAGACAGCGTCTATAGTCTAAGAGAAACCCGCCATGTGGCAACCATTTGAACTTCCGCCCCTTCTTTTCCCGCCGAGCTCCTGTCCCAGCATTTCTCAGTGCTCATTTGCCTCCCTCCCGGGGCCCCTGGTCTCTCCCACCTTGCACTGTCACAGCCACCTTAGCGGAGAACATGGGCGCGCTCTCCACCGGGATGCGCATGGTGCCCGAGCACTGGTAGCGCCCGCTGTCGCTGGCGCGCGCCTGTAACACAGTGTAGTTGGCGCTGGAGTGGAAGTAGCGCACGGCCTGGCCGTCGTGGTAGTAGTGAAGCTTGTAGACCACCTTGTCGTACCAGCCGCGGCAGCGCAGGACCAGCGGCTCGCCCTCGAACACTGGAGCATAGGGCACTTGCAGAATCAGCCAGTCTGCGACAGACACCACAGACACGCTTGACTCCACAGAAAGTCCAGCCCTGGAGATCTCCCACTCTCACAGCCTCCCTGCTTTCTCCTTATaactcctctccctcccttccccgccATCTCCCAccgctttcttttcttttcctttttctttctttttttctcttttttttttttttttttttttgagacatggtcttgctctgtcgcccaggctggagtgcagtggcacaaactcggctcactgcaacctccacctcttgggttcaagtgattctcctgcctcggcctcccgagtagctgggatgaccggtgcgcgccatcatgcccagctaatttttacattttttagtagagacagggtttcgccatgttggccaggctggtcttgaactcctgacctcaggtgatccgcccacctcgcctcccaaagtgctgggattacaggcgtgagccaccgggcctggcctccCACTGCTTTTTTGAGGGGATGGGGCTTCCCTGGTGGTTGGCACACAGGAGCCTCATAGTGCAAGATATATTTGTAGGTTAGTGGGAAGGAAGGGGGATGGCTGGTCTTTCACTTAGCCAGGGAGGCAAAGATGCCAGAGACTTGGCTCCAGCCTCAAAGAGTTTTGACCATGAGAACCAACTATAACCTCCTTAGGATGGTGTCAGAGTCTTCCTGACTGGGTCCTGCTTACCTCTCCCTCACCATGGCAGTATTCATTCCTGCCCCATCTCCTCTCTACTTTCCTCACCTTCCACTCCTAACAGGCTAAGTTCCAGCCATACTGAACTGTTGAGAGAACTGGCCCTGCTCTGAGCCCAAGGCTTTTGTACCTGCTATTTCCTCAGCCAAGAAGACTCTGTTTTCCCTGTTTAAGTTCACCTGCTTGTCCTGCATGTCTAGGCTTAGACCTTATCTCCTCTAGAAAACATCCCTGACACCCCAGGACAGCCTTAAGTATCTCCTACAGCACCCCATAATTACCCTGTGATCATTATAGCACACTTACAGAGCCCTAGCATACAGCAGATGCCATTTTAGGTGTTGTACATTGAGAAAGAATCCTGCAAGTAATAGCCACAATCCACATGCACTCTCAATCTGTAAGCAGTAATTACTCCTATAGCACTCAGTATAATTATTGCTATCACCAACGATTTCTGAACAAGAAACCACAGAGTATGAATATGAAGTGTGTGTAAGTGCTAATCTGAACATTGAGTGAAGTGCTTTAAATTCTGAATACAAACTGTGGctaggagtgcaatggcacgatctcagctcactgcaacttctgcctcccaggttcaaacaattctcgtgcctcagcctcctgagtagctgggactccaggcacccgctatcatgcccagctattttttttttttttttgtatttttagtagagacagagtttcaccatgttggccaggctggtcttgaactcctgacctcaggtgatctgcctgccttggcctcccaaagtgctgggattacaggcttgagccaccgtgcccagcaatcCTGTACCTTAATGAACAAATTATTGCAATTTTTCTTATCCTGTTTTAAAACCCTTCTAGCATCTCGAGAATCAGTTTCTCAGCTGATTtctgtgtacacatatatacatgtctGCAATAAAACTTTGAGTAAGTGCTCAGTTCAattgctgctttttttctttagcaaatCATAATTCACTTTTAATCCTCAGAGCAGCCAAAGAGATACATACTATTATTGTCCCTTCTTTACAGATGTGGACACTGGGCACAGAGAAGCATCACACTATTCAACTGAGAGTAGATCCTCCAACTGTGCTCAGCCTGCCAGGGAAACTCACCTTTCCTGTTTGTTGAGTTTCCTTTACTGCTCAGTCCCCCACCCCCTAAAGTTCTCTGTCCAGCACTCCAGGTCCTTGGAGCCTTTGCTCTTCTGAGCTGgtctcagaaacaaacagaaatgttCACACTGTGCCTCACACTGTGGCAGGAGGGTAAGGGAACCTTGGGGGCTAGGCATGCCTTACTGCATCTCTCGCATAGTGCCATGCAGGTCCCTACCTGCTCCAGAGACTTAAGATAGGCCCCAGTGTGGCCCTTATTTCCTGCACCTTGGGATTGGCCCAGTGTCCCCTCCCACCAGAGGGCTAGTATTGCCAGAGGAGACACGTGCTCCCCCTCCCCTCATGCTCAGACCACTCACCATTGGATACAGAGAGGTGGATGGGGTCACTGACAGGTGCTCCCCGTGTCTGGCATCGATACACCCCTGGTGTCTGCACCTCAATGCTCTTCTTGTGAGAGGGCAGAAGTAGGTGGCCCAAATACCAGAGAGTGCTGATGGGCCGGAGCTCCAGGAGCAGTGGGTGGTATCCATCACACTTCAAAGTTACCCGCTCCCCCTTGAAGATCGTTGTCCAAGGTGGATGTAGAGACAATACGGGCTTCTCTAGAgtagctggggtgggaggtggggtgagAGGGGGCAGCATGCAAAGAGAACCAAGGTGAGGTGCCCAAAGAAACTACCTGAGTTTGGGAAATCTTAGGAAACCCCAgctcccaggccccagcccatGTACTAACCCATCCCTGCAGGAGAGGAGATCACATTCATTGGGTTACAGACTATCAGTCCATCAGCCAGCACCCATTTCTAAATGCCTTCAAGAAAATTTAGTCCCAGGGGTTGACGAGAGTGGGAAGAGACACTATCCCAGAGCAGCCAAGAAGTGAGGAGTCTACTTGAGCAGATCACTTAGGGGGTTGGAGTGGAAGCTGTAGAAAATTGGAATGAGAAATGTATAAGACTCACCAGCTTGCCCACTGCTTGGAACTGCagaacaagaaagaaggaagaggaaggagaaggagaatgtTGGTGATGAGAGGAGAGAGACTCTTGACGACAAGAAAGGCTGAATGGTCCCaaaacctgtttttcttcttctgcccCTGGTTTCCCAAGCTCTGAGAAAGTCCCTTCTTCTTCACCCCTCCAAAAATAGATAATGAACCACTTGGAAACTGAAGATTGGATACCCACCCTCCTCTCCCCATACCTTGGTCCACCCTATTCTCCACCACCCAAAGCTCTTCTGCTACCTCACTGCGGACTCACCCAGGAGCAGAAGGGCTGTCAGGGCCCACATGGTGGATCTGACTGCAGCAGCTGCAGAAGGATGGAGATGCACTGGCATGAGATggggaacagagagaaagaaggtggCCAGCGGATGCCACTGAGTACTAGGAGACATTGCTGCTTCTCCTACCCACTCCTAGTTCCTGAAGATGGCAGACTGGAACGAGTGGGAAACAGGCTGAATATCAGGTATcccaagtgccaggcactgtctcaTCTACTGCCTCTATAGCCACCTCACAGCTCAGGCCAGCCCTGACTGCTGTAAGGAAGGCCTGTAGAACTTGTGCCTTCCACAGC includes:
- the FCRLB gene encoding Fc receptor-like B isoform X1, which translates into the protein MWALTALLLLVPSSGQAATLEKPVLSLHPPWTTIFKGERVTLKCDGYHPLLLELRPISTLWYLGHLLLPSHKKSIEVQTPGVYRCQTRGAPVSDPIHLSVSNDWLILQVPYAPVFEGEPLVLRCRGWYDKVVYKLHYYHDGQAVRYFHSSANYTVLQARASDSGRYQCSGTMRIPVESAPMFSAKVAVTVQELFRAPVLRVMGPREARGAALGGVVLLCDTRLHPQKRDTPLQFAFYKYSRAVRRFNWGAEYTVPEPEVEELESYWCEAATATRSVRKRSPWLQLPGPGSPLDPASTTAPAPWAAALAPGNKPLSFRKPPVSRSVPWVTTVPNTTSTGLQFPASGAPTAGPPACAPPTPLEQSAGALKPDVNLLLREMQLLKGLLSRVVLELKEPQALPELRGTPETPTSHFAVSPGTPETTPVES
- the FCRLB gene encoding Fc receptor-like B isoform X3, whose protein sequence is MWALTALLLLATLEKPVLSLHPPWTTIFKGERVTLKCDGYHPLLLELRPISTLWYLGHLLLPSHKKSIEVQTPGVYRCQTRGAPVSDPIHLSVSNDWLILQVPYAPVFEGEPLVLRCRGWYDKVVYKLHYYHDGQAVRYFHSSANYTVLQARASDSGRYQCSGTMRIPVESAPMFSAKVAVTVQAARCAASTGAPSTQSRSPRSRSSNLTGARRLPPPAVSGNAVRGCSSRGRVLPWTRPPPPPQLHGPQPWLLVTSRFPSESPRCPDRSRGSPPSRTPPPQGCSSRQAAPRLRGHPPALRRRPWNNRLEP
- the FCRLB gene encoding Fc receptor-like B isoform X2, which gives rise to MWALTALLLLVPSSGQAATLEKPVLSLHPPWTTIFKGERVTLKCDGYHPLLLELRPISTLWYLGHLLLPSHKKSIEVQTPGVYRCQTRGAPVSDPIHLSVSNDWLILQVPYAPVFEGEPLVLRCRGWYDKVVYKLHYYHDGQAVRYFHSSANYTVLQARASDSGRYQCSGTMRIPVESAPMFSAKVAVTVQAARCAASTGAPSTQSRSPRSRSSNLTGARRLPPPAVSGNAVRGCSSRGRVLPWTRPPPPPQLHGPQPWLLVTSRFPSESPRCPDRSRGSPPSRTPPPQGCSSRQAAPRLRGHPPALRRRPWNNRLEP
- the FCRLB gene encoding Fc receptor-like B isoform X4 translates to MWALTALLLLVPSSGQAATLEKPVLSLHPPWTTIFKGERVTLKCDGYHPLLLELRPISTLWYLGHLLLPSHKKSIEVQTPGVYRCQTRGAPVSDPIHLSVSNDWLILQVPYAPVFEGEPLVLRCRGWYDKVVYKLHYYHDGQAVRYFHSSANYTVLQARASDSGRYQCSGTMRIPVESAPMFSAKVAVTVQEARHAAAVRVLQVQPRGAPLQLGRRVHSPGARGRGARILLVRGGYRHPQCPETQSVAAAPGAGFSPGPGLHHRPSSMGRSLGSW
- the FCRLB gene encoding Fc receptor-like B isoform X5; protein product: MWALTALLLLATLEKPVLSLHPPWTTIFKGERVTLKCDGYHPLLLELRPISTLWYLGHLLLPSHKKSIEVQTPGVYRCQTRGAPVSDPIHLSVSNDWLILQVPYAPVFEGEPLVLRCRGWYDKVVYKLHYYHDGQAVRYFHSSANYTVLQARASDSGRYQCSGTMRIPVESAPMFSAKVAVTVQEARHAAAVRVLQVQPRGAPLQLGRRVHSPGARGRGARILLVRGGYRHPQCPETQSVAAAPGAGFSPGPGLHHRPSSMGRSLGSW